From the genome of Flavobacterium ovatum, one region includes:
- a CDS encoding DCC1-like thiol-disulfide oxidoreductase family protein — protein MKNYFNLKIDAIGLSVFRMFYSIVLFLEIKQLFTFKNIIYDKDPFVSIGELDVTFLFYFWFVTLFLLFLGLFTRFATILNYIFSVIIFSSASKFEYHVFYIYVGLNFLLMFIPIARVFSFDSLFQKLKYTSIGRRFTVDRKVLQINYFMPVFAAIGLVYFDSVFHKFSSKMWMDGLGVWLPSSLPMVTWNDTSILLNQQWLMLFLGYLVLVFETLFIFLFWFKRFRVPFLCLGLFFHIGILIAYPIPWFALTVIATYMLMVPVGFWSKIANRIKNKKPTYTFYYDAECPLCNKVVVIIKHFDVLATINCITVQGNYQNDVALQSYTEEDLLINIHGVTNSGKVSVGFWAYVQLLKKMKYSYPIGLFISLPVISILGQKAYRFIAGNRLTERCTVENCAIPVYHKPVGETDDLLIKGLNKLSITQFFWKVILVFLFFGQVLFIWQTSFVQNNFPKVNYANKIMVVPYNFSKGFLKRYIGLTAHDVFLDNHFVNYNHEIKISYLSKNGNIITLPLINNDGMPFGYTSGIIWRNLSFNVVTAKIEKAKIEKGILAYIKYFKKGFCLTNESIILYIKEIETPSNWEKDFLKKQIDKPWVEIGQAEFVKDSLVFSWNDEMTKILIKEKK, from the coding sequence ATGAAAAATTATTTTAATTTAAAAATTGATGCTATTGGGCTTTCTGTTTTCAGGATGTTTTATAGTATTGTATTGTTTTTAGAAATAAAGCAACTGTTTACTTTTAAAAATATTATTTATGATAAAGATCCGTTTGTAAGCATAGGAGAGTTAGATGTGACGTTTCTTTTTTACTTTTGGTTTGTTACCTTGTTTTTGCTCTTCTTGGGTTTATTTACACGATTCGCAACTATACTAAATTATATCTTTTCGGTAATCATTTTTAGCTCTGCGAGTAAGTTTGAATACCATGTTTTTTATATCTATGTAGGTTTAAATTTCTTATTGATGTTTATCCCTATTGCAAGAGTTTTTTCGTTTGATAGTTTGTTTCAAAAACTTAAATATACCAGTATAGGCAGGCGATTTACAGTAGATAGAAAAGTATTGCAAATAAATTATTTCATGCCTGTTTTTGCTGCGATAGGACTGGTTTATTTTGACTCTGTTTTTCATAAATTTTCCAGCAAAATGTGGATGGATGGTCTTGGGGTCTGGTTGCCATCAAGTTTGCCTATGGTTACTTGGAACGATACCTCAATACTACTCAACCAACAATGGTTAATGCTCTTTTTGGGATACTTGGTTTTAGTTTTTGAAACACTTTTTATCTTTCTTTTTTGGTTCAAAAGATTTCGAGTTCCATTTTTATGCTTAGGTCTTTTTTTTCATATCGGTATTCTTATTGCATATCCAATTCCATGGTTTGCATTGACTGTTATTGCTACCTATATGTTAATGGTTCCAGTTGGGTTTTGGTCTAAAATAGCCAACAGAATTAAAAATAAGAAACCAACATATACTTTTTATTACGACGCAGAATGTCCGTTGTGCAATAAGGTAGTTGTTATTATAAAACACTTTGATGTACTTGCAACCATCAATTGCATAACGGTGCAAGGGAATTATCAAAACGATGTTGCCTTGCAAAGTTATACAGAAGAAGATTTATTAATCAACATTCACGGCGTAACCAATTCAGGTAAAGTTTCTGTTGGTTTTTGGGCTTATGTACAATTGCTAAAAAAAATGAAATACAGCTACCCAATTGGTTTGTTTATTTCACTTCCAGTTATTTCAATACTTGGTCAAAAGGCATATCGGTTTATAGCCGGAAATCGATTGACAGAGCGTTGCACGGTCGAAAATTGTGCTATACCTGTTTACCACAAACCAGTAGGAGAAACCGATGACTTATTAATAAAAGGCTTGAATAAATTAAGCATTACACAGTTTTTTTGGAAAGTGATTTTGGTGTTTTTATTTTTTGGACAAGTACTTTTTATTTGGCAGACCTCCTTTGTTCAGAATAATTTTCCAAAAGTTAACTATGCTAATAAGATAATGGTAGTTCCTTATAATTTTTCTAAAGGGTTTTTAAAAAGATATATAGGTTTAACTGCGCATGATGTTTTTTTAGACAACCATTTTGTAAATTATAATCATGAGATTAAGATTTCATACTTAAGTAAAAACGGAAATATCATTACTTTACCTTTAATAAATAATGATGGTATGCCATTTGGCTATACTAGTGGGATAATTTGGAGGAATTTATCTTTTAATGTTGTGACAGCTAAAATAGAAAAAGCTAAAATAGAGAAAGGGATTTTGGCTTATATAAAATATTTTAAAAAGGGATTCTGTTTAACTAATGAGTCTATAATTTTATATATTAAGGAGATTGAAACACCTTCTAATTGGGAAAAAGATTTTCTAAAAAAACAAATTGATAAGCCTTGGGTTGAAATTGGACAAGCAGAATTTGTAAAAGATAGCTTGGTTTTTAGTTGGAATGATGAAATGACAAAAATTTTAATTAAAGAAAAAAAGTGA
- a CDS encoding nucleoside-diphosphate sugar epimerase/dehydratase has translation MNNNSSLEQFFSKLSLRLRFNNLSYLPRWIIIIIDFAVLGGAFSATYLLFKGMGLRYINMESVITFVGAFVIVNLFFFWLFRTYSGIIRHSSYIDAVKLLFSQVSVLIVFLCFNYTHQFIYGYKAFLNTSLFINIVLSFCGLFLYRVMVKQTFELYFTQRDHDGLTKAIIYGADANAISVANALKFETPSRFKIVAFIDKNAQSSTKRILDLPILTQQKQIPTLMRSQGAQGLIFADKSLSKQEQMVIVDECLEYNYKVYTVPMISDWENNKEISQKVKGIQIEDLLNRNPIVLDNKLISNQLKDKRILITGAAGSIGSEIARQVLRFEPKMLMLLDQAETPLHNLNLELESIESKSMLKTIIVDIRSKESLTHVFETYEPQVVFHAAAYKHVPLMEENPSQAIQTNVEGTKNVADLSCQFHVEKFVMISTDKAVNPSNVMGASKRIAEKYVQSLHLKNVKAGLDCTKFITTRFGNVLGSNGSVVPLFTKQISEGGPVTITHKDIIRYFMTIPEACQLVLEAGAMGNGGEIYIFDMGKPVKIIDLAYKMIKLAGFIPGKDIEIKEIGLRPGEKLYEELLYNDSKTLPTYHDKIMIAEEIQEGCVHLHQEINVLIEISKSFKKDDIVMKMKQIVPEFKSMNSNFEILDKISS, from the coding sequence ATGAATAATAATTCAAGTTTAGAACAGTTTTTTTCTAAGCTTAGTCTGAGGTTGCGTTTCAATAATTTAAGTTATCTTCCACGGTGGATTATAATTATTATTGATTTTGCTGTTTTGGGTGGGGCGTTTTCAGCGACTTATTTGTTGTTTAAGGGTATGGGATTGCGTTATATTAATATGGAGTCCGTAATTACTTTTGTAGGGGCTTTTGTAATAGTCAATCTATTTTTCTTTTGGTTGTTTAGGACTTATTCGGGTATTATTAGGCATTCCTCCTATATTGATGCCGTAAAACTTTTGTTTTCACAGGTATCTGTTTTAATTGTTTTTCTTTGCTTTAATTATACCCATCAATTTATATATGGCTATAAAGCTTTCTTGAATACCTCATTGTTTATCAATATTGTATTGTCTTTTTGTGGTTTGTTTTTGTACCGAGTAATGGTGAAACAAACGTTTGAATTGTATTTCACCCAACGGGATCATGACGGTCTGACTAAAGCTATTATTTATGGTGCTGATGCAAATGCGATATCAGTGGCCAATGCCTTGAAATTTGAAACACCTTCCCGTTTTAAAATTGTAGCTTTTATTGATAAGAACGCACAAAGTAGTACCAAACGAATCCTAGATTTACCTATTCTGACACAACAAAAACAGATTCCAACACTCATGCGAAGTCAAGGTGCGCAGGGGTTAATTTTTGCCGATAAGAGTTTGTCTAAACAAGAGCAAATGGTTATTGTGGATGAATGTTTAGAGTATAATTATAAGGTTTATACCGTTCCTATGATTTCAGATTGGGAGAATAATAAAGAGATTTCACAAAAAGTTAAGGGGATTCAAATCGAAGATTTACTAAACAGAAATCCTATTGTTTTGGATAATAAGTTAATTTCAAATCAGCTTAAAGATAAACGGATATTAATAACAGGAGCAGCGGGTTCTATAGGGAGTGAGATCGCCCGTCAAGTGTTGAGGTTTGAGCCTAAGATGTTGATGCTTTTAGATCAGGCTGAAACGCCACTACACAATTTAAATTTAGAGCTTGAGAGCATAGAATCAAAATCCATGCTCAAAACTATTATTGTAGATATTAGGTCCAAAGAGTCTTTGACTCATGTATTTGAAACGTACGAGCCTCAAGTTGTTTTCCATGCGGCAGCCTATAAGCATGTGCCTTTAATGGAAGAAAATCCTTCACAAGCTATCCAAACTAATGTGGAAGGAACTAAAAATGTAGCTGATTTATCTTGTCAGTTTCATGTTGAAAAATTTGTCATGATTTCAACTGATAAAGCGGTGAACCCAAGTAATGTTATGGGGGCTAGTAAAAGAATAGCTGAGAAGTATGTACAATCCTTGCATTTGAAAAATGTTAAGGCGGGGCTTGATTGCACCAAATTTATCACCACGCGTTTTGGTAATGTTTTAGGTTCCAATGGCTCAGTTGTTCCTTTGTTTACAAAGCAAATCTCAGAGGGAGGTCCTGTTACCATTACTCATAAAGACATTATTCGATATTTTATGACTATACCGGAGGCCTGCCAATTAGTTTTAGAAGCTGGAGCGATGGGGAATGGAGGTGAAATTTATATTTTTGACATGGGGAAACCGGTTAAGATAATTGACTTAGCTTATAAGATGATTAAGTTGGCTGGATTTATACCAGGAAAAGATATTGAAATTAAAGAAATTGGTTTACGTCCAGGTGAAAAATTATATGAAGAGTTATTATATAATGATTCTAAAACCCTACCAACTTATCACGACAAAATAATGATCGCTGAAGAGATTCAGGAAGGATGTGTCCATTTACATCAGGAAATAAACGTATTAATTGAGATTTCTAAATCTTTCAAAAAAGACGATATTGTGATGAAAATGAAACAAATTGTGCCGGAATTTAAAAGTATGAATTCAAATTTTGAAATATTAGATAAAATAAGCTCTTGA
- a CDS encoding ABC transporter permease has translation MNHKENNTTPWLFEIKPKNNFFSLNLNEVWQYRDLLMLFVRRDVVTVYKQTILGPLWYLIQPLFTSITFTIIFNNVAGIETGTVPPFLFNLAGITIWNYFTACLNGTSNTFAANAGIFGKVYFPRIISPLSVVISNLIKFGIQFSIFLAFYTYFYWNGAAVSLNSLVLLFPLLVVLMGVLGLGLGMFISSLVTKYRDLNYLISFGVQLLMYLSAVVYPMALIKEKMPQYAWLVEYNPLAYIIETSRYLLLNVGQVSILGLSYTVVVTIVLFFVGLLIFNKTEKSFIDTV, from the coding sequence ATGAATCATAAAGAAAACAATACCACCCCTTGGTTGTTCGAAATCAAACCAAAAAATAATTTCTTCTCGCTCAATCTTAATGAAGTATGGCAGTATCGTGATTTATTGATGCTTTTTGTGCGCCGTGATGTGGTTACAGTTTATAAACAAACGATTTTAGGTCCACTTTGGTATTTAATTCAGCCTTTGTTTACTTCTATAACATTTACAATTATATTCAACAACGTAGCAGGAATTGAAACAGGAACCGTACCTCCTTTTTTGTTCAATTTGGCTGGGATTACCATTTGGAATTATTTTACGGCCTGTCTTAACGGTACCTCGAACACCTTTGCGGCCAATGCAGGTATTTTTGGAAAAGTATATTTCCCTAGGATCATTTCTCCACTTTCAGTTGTTATTTCTAATTTGATCAAATTTGGAATTCAGTTTTCCATTTTTTTGGCATTTTACACCTATTTCTATTGGAATGGGGCTGCAGTGAGTTTGAATTCTTTAGTGTTGTTATTTCCACTTTTGGTGGTATTAATGGGCGTTTTAGGATTGGGATTAGGAATGTTTATCTCTTCTTTAGTAACTAAGTACCGTGATTTGAATTATTTAATCAGTTTTGGAGTGCAATTGTTGATGTACCTCTCAGCAGTAGTGTATCCTATGGCGTTGATTAAGGAGAAAATGCCTCAGTATGCTTGGCTAGTAGAATATAATCCTTTAGCCTATATTATCGAAACGTCTCGTTATCTTTTGTTGAACGTCGGTCAGGTTTCTATATTGGGATTAAGCTATACTGTTGTAGTGACCATAGTTCTGTTTTTTGTTGGGCTATTGATTTTTAATAAAACCGAGAAGAGTTTTATTGATACGGTGTAA
- the rfbA gene encoding glucose-1-phosphate thymidylyltransferase RfbA, with amino-acid sequence MKGIILAGGSGTRLHPLTLAMSKQMMPVYDKPMIYYPLSTLMTAGINEILIISTPHDLPNFKKLLGDGSAIGCRFSYAEQPIPNGLAQAFVIGEEFIGSDSVALVLGDNIFFGSNMDELLQSNINPDGGVVFAYHVSDPERYGVVEFDEDLIAVSIEEKPLKPKSNYAVPGLYFYDNSVVKIAKNIQPSPRGEYEITDVNKAYLEQGKLKVGILSRGTAWLDTGTFNSLMQAGQFVQVIEERQGLKIGCIEEIAWRQGFISDKELRDLAMPLKKSGYGEYLIGLLKEV; translated from the coding sequence ATGAAAGGAATTATTTTAGCAGGTGGTTCGGGTACGCGATTGCATCCTCTGACCTTAGCAATGAGTAAACAAATGATGCCCGTTTATGATAAACCGATGATTTATTATCCGTTATCAACATTGATGACTGCGGGGATCAATGAAATATTAATTATTTCTACACCACATGATTTGCCTAATTTCAAGAAATTATTAGGTGATGGGAGTGCTATCGGTTGCCGCTTTAGCTATGCAGAACAACCCATTCCAAATGGATTAGCACAAGCCTTTGTTATAGGTGAAGAATTTATAGGTAGCGATAGTGTTGCTTTGGTTTTGGGTGATAATATCTTTTTTGGGTCTAATATGGATGAATTATTACAGTCCAATATTAATCCTGATGGAGGTGTGGTTTTTGCTTACCATGTGTCAGATCCGGAACGTTATGGAGTTGTGGAGTTTGATGAAGATTTGATTGCCGTATCTATTGAAGAAAAACCATTGAAACCTAAATCTAATTATGCAGTTCCAGGATTGTATTTCTATGATAATTCGGTTGTCAAAATTGCTAAAAACATTCAGCCTTCGCCAAGGGGAGAGTACGAGATTACCGATGTCAATAAGGCCTATTTAGAACAAGGGAAACTAAAAGTGGGGATTTTAAGTAGGGGAACTGCTTGGTTAGATACAGGGACTTTTAATAGCTTGATGCAAGCGGGACAGTTTGTTCAAGTGATAGAAGAGAGGCAAGGGTTGAAAATTGGATGTATTGAAGAAATAGCTTGGCGTCAAGGGTTTATTTCAGATAAAGAGTTAAGGGATTTGGCCATGCCGTTAAAAAAATCAGGTTATGGGGAGTATCTTATTGGACTCTTAAAAGAGGTTTAA
- a CDS encoding polysaccharide biosynthesis/export family protein → MKYFNLIKNKFPLFFICLLMSCGSKQEVVYYQNSDSLAKTEVTNSYEIKIQPDDLLMIIVSAEDAEIAAPFNLKAILVVAPENQYSSARESSQLYLVDSKGTIDFPILGKLKIGGKTRTEVVAMLSQKIATYIKNPIINLRITNFKVSLQGEVNSPGVYTINSERLTLIEALSLSKDLTIYGKRDNILVIREVDGQKTFNRVDITKADFMNSPFYYLSQNDVIYVEPNKSKVNASKIGPDTSVVISAASILLTLVTLIISITK, encoded by the coding sequence ATGAAATATTTTAATCTAATAAAAAATAAATTCCCTTTGTTTTTTATCTGTTTATTAATGTCTTGTGGTTCTAAACAAGAGGTTGTTTACTATCAAAATAGTGATAGTTTAGCAAAAACAGAAGTGACTAATTCATACGAAATAAAGATTCAGCCTGACGATTTGTTAATGATTATAGTTTCGGCTGAAGATGCTGAAATTGCGGCGCCTTTTAACTTAAAAGCGATTCTTGTAGTGGCTCCAGAGAATCAGTATTCATCAGCTAGAGAATCTTCGCAATTGTATTTAGTTGATTCTAAGGGAACAATAGATTTCCCGATTTTAGGTAAGCTTAAAATTGGAGGAAAAACAAGAACCGAAGTTGTTGCGATGTTAAGTCAAAAAATTGCTACTTATATTAAAAACCCAATTATTAATCTTCGTATAACAAACTTCAAAGTTTCACTTCAGGGTGAAGTAAATTCTCCGGGAGTTTATACCATCAATTCAGAGCGATTGACTTTAATTGAAGCCTTGAGTTTATCCAAAGATTTAACCATATACGGAAAAAGAGATAATATCTTAGTAATTAGAGAAGTTGATGGTCAGAAAACCTTCAATAGGGTAGATATTACTAAAGCAGATTTTATGAATTCACCTTTTTATTATTTAAGCCAAAATGATGTAATTTATGTGGAGCCTAATAAGTCCAAAGTGAATGCTTCTAAAATTGGACCTGATACAAGTGTCGTTATTTCAGCGGCTTCTATATTACTTACCTTAGTTACTTTAATTATTTCTATTACAAAATAA
- a CDS encoding CpsB/CapC family capsule biosynthesis tyrosine phosphatase: MLFFSKKKTVLKDLIPDNHIDIHSHLLPGIDDGAQNFEETLSMTRALQSFGVTQFITTPHIIQHVWDNTHEQIQAKRDTTVLELAKNDIQIPFKAAAEYLMDDQFVKLFESHDLLTLKDNYVLVEMSYINAPVQLYSILFDLQIAGYIPVLAHPERYLFYHNNPDEFKKLKKAGCKLQLNLLAVTGYYGKEVTAIAEDLLKKGLYDFVGSDTHHKNHIAAFDVRIKIKDDAPLKEIIANNQFFKVDL; this comes from the coding sequence GTGCTCTTCTTTTCGAAAAAAAAAACAGTATTAAAGGATTTAATTCCTGATAACCACATCGATATTCACTCTCATCTTTTGCCCGGTATTGATGATGGTGCCCAAAATTTTGAGGAAACTTTATCTATGACCAGGGCATTGCAGAGTTTTGGTGTTACTCAATTCATCACCACTCCCCATATCATTCAACATGTTTGGGATAACACACATGAACAAATTCAAGCAAAAAGAGATACTACGGTACTGGAGTTAGCCAAAAATGATATCCAAATCCCTTTCAAAGCTGCTGCGGAATATTTAATGGACGATCAATTTGTCAAACTTTTTGAGTCTCATGATTTACTTACCCTCAAAGACAATTATGTATTAGTAGAGATGTCCTACATCAATGCTCCTGTTCAATTGTATTCGATTCTATTTGATTTGCAAATCGCAGGCTATATTCCTGTATTGGCACACCCAGAACGTTATTTGTTTTACCATAATAACCCAGATGAATTCAAGAAACTTAAGAAAGCAGGCTGTAAACTCCAACTTAATCTTTTGGCTGTAACGGGCTATTACGGAAAAGAAGTGACTGCCATTGCAGAGGATTTGCTCAAAAAAGGGTTGTATGATTTTGTAGGCTCAGATACACATCACAAAAACCACATAGCCGCATTTGATGTAAGAATTAAAATTAAAGATGATGCCCCTTTGAAAGAAATCATCGCCAACAATCAATTTTTCAAAGTGGATTTATAG
- a CDS encoding ABC transporter ATP-binding protein encodes MSKDIILKAENISKQYRLGTVGTGTLSHDINRWWHQIRGKKDPYLKIGDVNDRSTKAESDYVWALQDINFEVARGEVLGIIGKNGAGKSTLLKILSRVTAPTTGSIKFGGRVASLLEVGTGFNGEMTGRENIYLNGAILGMTKKEITSKIDEIIDFSGCERYIDTPVKRYSSGMTVRLAFAVAAFLEPEILIIDEVLAVGDAEFQKKAIGKMQDISKGEGRTVLFVSHNMAAVETLCTRVVSMKNGSIVGNGLPTKVISDYLQSSSFSERKISFDKIEEARGNEKIKILYAAIENASKSNRDDVIDVTSAIDFRLKIVNQTKEEKISIGFDLRTIKGDVLFGSGNKFDCAVGRITELTCQIPSNFLNDDVYQIHFYIHSDAMNSLFQDTELLTFEVKDIKRESGYLGKVNGFVRPQLNWIAN; translated from the coding sequence ATGAGTAAAGACATAATCTTAAAAGCTGAAAATATTTCCAAGCAATACCGCTTAGGTACTGTTGGTACGGGAACATTAAGCCACGATATCAATCGTTGGTGGCATCAAATACGGGGAAAGAAAGACCCTTATTTAAAAATAGGCGATGTAAACGATAGAAGCACCAAAGCAGAAAGTGATTACGTATGGGCATTACAAGATATTAATTTTGAGGTAGCGCGTGGCGAAGTACTGGGAATCATTGGTAAAAATGGAGCAGGTAAGTCTACTTTGTTAAAAATTTTATCTCGGGTAACTGCACCTACTACTGGGAGTATCAAATTTGGCGGACGTGTAGCCTCTTTATTAGAAGTGGGTACAGGGTTTAATGGGGAAATGACAGGAAGAGAGAACATCTACCTTAATGGCGCTATTCTGGGTATGACCAAAAAAGAAATCACTTCTAAGATTGATGAAATAATAGATTTCTCGGGTTGTGAACGATACATAGATACTCCCGTAAAACGCTATAGTAGCGGAATGACCGTGCGTTTGGCTTTTGCTGTAGCCGCTTTTTTAGAACCTGAAATCTTGATTATTGATGAAGTATTAGCCGTTGGTGACGCCGAATTTCAGAAAAAAGCCATTGGAAAAATGCAGGATATTTCAAAAGGGGAAGGAAGAACGGTTTTGTTTGTGAGTCATAATATGGCGGCTGTAGAAACGTTGTGTACACGTGTAGTGAGCATGAAAAATGGAAGTATCGTGGGCAATGGCTTGCCAACCAAAGTAATTTCGGACTATTTGCAAAGTAGTTCTTTTTCGGAACGTAAAATTAGTTTTGATAAAATTGAGGAGGCAAGGGGAAATGAAAAAATAAAAATCCTTTATGCGGCAATTGAAAATGCCTCCAAGTCAAATAGAGATGATGTGATTGACGTGACTTCTGCTATCGATTTTCGTTTGAAAATCGTTAACCAAACCAAAGAGGAAAAAATTTCTATAGGTTTTGATTTGAGAACAATAAAAGGGGATGTGCTTTTTGGTTCGGGAAATAAATTTGATTGTGCTGTAGGTAGGATTACGGAACTAACGTGTCAGATTCCATCCAATTTTCTAAACGATGATGTCTATCAAATTCATTTTTATATTCACTCCGATGCAATGAATAGTTTGTTTCAAGATACTGAATTATTGACTTTTGAGGTTAAAGATATAAAAAGAGAATCAGGGTATTTGGGTAAAGTGAACGGTTTTGTGAGGCCACAATTAAATTGGATTGCGAATTAA
- a CDS encoding polysaccharide biosynthesis tyrosine autokinase: MQNNLLNEENANDFQLRAIIEQYASHWKWFLLSIFLCLSLAVVYLKFAVPQYQSSTTILVKDDDNGGVMSQLSAFSDLGLGGVNNDIDNEIEILHSRTLIESVVRKLDLNISQYVKKRIVSREVYKKTPVIVSFLNRNEFFHTSESQLVLLKTGTNSFSLTEKEVEDRDLIIRNTKSEYQFGETIKTTVGDLVITKAEKYFNDPKTWDGESEITINLSTVEDVADSFGKRLSVAPLSKKSSVLKLTVMDGVVDKSEEFLDVLVELYNSNAVEDKNQISGNTSKFIATRLALIAEELDGVEQDGESFKKSNRLTDIESEAKLFIEGSSEYDKKGIEAEIQLNVTNSMLDFVKKATNSDLLPSNLITENQGSGSLVENYNKLVLERNRLLKSATLENPSVIKLDQQLASLRANVVSSLERLRSTLTIQKQNLNSQEGIIDSRIRKIPSQERQFRAIARQQKVKEELYLYLLQKREETAIALSATEPNARVVDAAKAQKLPVSPKRSIILLAALLLGLLIPFSILYLIDLLDTKVKTRMDIEGKTLIPFIGDLPTSESYHEIMNTESRSSSAEAIRIIRTNLEFMISKASDEKAKTIFLTSTFPKEGKTFVSVNLAATFALSGKKVLLIGMDIRNPRLDEYMQLPERGVTNYLSNKEDNLNSLIVKQEGYDHFYVLPAGIIPPNPAELLMSKKVDTIFETVREQFDYVIVDTAPVSLVADTLLIAKHADCFVYVVRANVLEKRMLNIPNTLYKENKLPNMCILLNDTDSTKGYGYSYGYGVNLQQNQPWYKKLNNK, translated from the coding sequence ATGCAAAATAATCTATTAAACGAGGAAAATGCAAATGATTTTCAATTAAGAGCGATCATTGAACAATATGCCTCACATTGGAAATGGTTTTTACTAAGTATTTTTCTGTGCCTATCTTTAGCTGTAGTTTATTTAAAATTTGCTGTTCCACAATATCAATCTAGTACTACTATTTTAGTTAAAGATGATGATAACGGTGGTGTTATGTCTCAGCTCTCCGCTTTTTCTGATCTAGGATTAGGAGGTGTTAATAACGATATTGATAATGAAATTGAAATTCTGCATTCAAGAACGCTAATTGAAAGTGTTGTCAGAAAGTTGGATTTGAATATAAGTCAGTATGTTAAAAAGAGAATTGTAAGTCGTGAGGTTTATAAAAAGACACCTGTTATTGTAAGCTTTTTAAATAGAAATGAATTTTTTCACACATCCGAAAGTCAATTAGTACTTTTAAAAACGGGTACAAATAGTTTTAGCTTGACTGAAAAGGAAGTTGAAGATCGTGATTTGATAATACGGAATACCAAAAGTGAATACCAGTTTGGAGAGACAATCAAGACAACCGTTGGGGATTTAGTAATTACGAAAGCGGAGAAGTATTTTAATGATCCTAAAACCTGGGATGGAGAATCAGAAATAACCATTAATTTAAGCACTGTTGAAGATGTAGCAGATAGTTTTGGCAAAAGACTATCAGTAGCGCCTTTGAGTAAAAAAAGTAGCGTCCTGAAGCTGACCGTGATGGATGGCGTAGTTGATAAATCAGAGGAGTTCCTGGATGTCTTAGTTGAATTGTACAATAGTAATGCCGTTGAAGATAAAAATCAAATATCGGGTAATACCTCTAAATTTATTGCAACTCGTTTGGCTTTAATCGCTGAAGAATTGGATGGTGTTGAACAAGATGGGGAAAGTTTTAAAAAGTCTAATAGGCTAACAGACATTGAGTCAGAAGCGAAACTTTTTATTGAAGGTTCAAGTGAATATGATAAAAAAGGGATAGAGGCTGAGATTCAATTGAATGTCACCAACTCCATGTTAGATTTTGTTAAGAAAGCTACTAATTCTGATTTATTGCCTTCTAATTTGATTACTGAAAATCAAGGTTCAGGAAGTTTAGTAGAAAATTATAATAAGTTGGTTTTAGAGCGCAATCGCTTATTGAAATCAGCCACTTTAGAAAATCCTTCTGTAATCAAATTGGATCAACAGTTGGCTTCGCTTCGAGCAAATGTAGTTTCGAGTTTGGAGCGTTTGAGATCTACCTTGACAATTCAAAAGCAGAATTTAAACAGTCAAGAGGGAATCATTGACAGTAGAATTCGCAAAATTCCTTCTCAAGAAAGACAATTCAGAGCTATTGCTAGACAGCAAAAAGTAAAGGAAGAATTATATCTGTATTTATTACAAAAAAGAGAAGAAACAGCGATTGCCTTATCAGCTACAGAACCTAATGCAAGGGTCGTGGATGCTGCTAAAGCTCAAAAACTACCGGTGTCTCCTAAACGTTCTATAATTCTGCTCGCGGCTTTATTGCTAGGGCTTTTAATTCCGTTTAGTATCTTGTATCTGATAGATTTATTAGACACTAAGGTAAAAACACGAATGGATATTGAAGGGAAAACATTAATTCCTTTTATTGGTGATCTGCCTACTTCTGAGTCGTATCATGAGATTATGAATACCGAAAGTAGATCTAGTTCTGCTGAAGCTATTCGTATTATTAGAACTAATTTAGAATTCATGATTAGCAAGGCTAGTGATGAAAAGGCTAAAACAATATTTTTAACCTCCACTTTCCCTAAAGAAGGAAAGACATTTGTATCGGTGAATTTAGCCGCTACTTTTGCACTTTCAGGTAAAAAAGTGTTGTTGATTGGTATGGACATCCGTAATCCTAGGTTAGATGAGTATATGCAATTGCCAGAACGAGGAGTGACTAATTATTTGAGTAATAAAGAAGACAATCTAAACAGCCTTATAGTAAAACAAGAAGGATATGATCATTTCTACGTGCTTCCTGCTGGAATAATACCTCCAAATCCAGCTGAATTATTGATGAGTAAAAAAGTAGATACTATTTTTGAAACCGTTAGAGAGCAATTTGATTATGTCATAGTGGATACGGCTCCAGTAAGCTTAGTCGCTGATACCCTATTAATTGCCAAACATGCGGATTGTTTTGTGTATGTAGTACGTGCAAATGTCTTAGAAAAAAGGATGTTGAATATACCCAATACCTTGTACAAAGAAAATAAATTACCTAATATGTGTATATTGCTGAATGATACTGATTCTACTAAAGGATATGGCTATAGTTATGGGTACGGTGTTAATCTCCAACAAAACCAACCTTGGTACAAAAAATTAAATAATAAATAA